In Melospiza georgiana isolate bMelGeo1 chromosome 15, bMelGeo1.pri, whole genome shotgun sequence, one genomic interval encodes:
- the SLC6A7 gene encoding sodium-dependent proline transporter isoform X2 — protein MKQLRQQQLRKPVPPDLLVSPSSQDGDLGSECPEDRGTWTGRLDFLLSCIGYCVGLGNVWRFPYRAYTNGGGAFLVPYFIMLAICGIPIFFMELSLGQFSSLGPLAVWKISPLFKGVGMGTILIVSLVAIYYNMIIAYVLFYLFASLTSDLPWQHCGNWWNTELCLDHRVIRAGNSSLPINISNTVSPSEEYWSRYVLHIQGSSGIGDPGSIRWNLCLCLLLSWTIVYLCILKGVKSSGKVVYFTATFPYLILLMLLIRGVTLEGAWKGIQFYLTPQFDHLLSSKVWIEAALQIFYSLGVGFGGLLTFASYNTFHQNIYRDTFIVTLGNAITSILAGFAIFSVLGYMSQELGVPVNQVAKAGPGLAFVVYPQAMTMLPLSPFWSFLFFFMLLTLGLDSQFAFMETIVTAVTDEFPYYLRPKKASFSALICLALFLMGLILTTEGGMYWLVLLDDYSAGFGLMVVVITTCLVVTRVYGMKRFCRDIHMMLGFKPGPYFRACWMVLSPATMMALLVYNIVKYQPSEYGNYQFPTWAEALGILMGVLSCLMIPMGMVVAVLQEEGTLWERVQQASRPATGWGPALEENRSGAYVGSLAGSQSPKPLMVHMRKYGGITSYENTAIEVDREMEEEEEEESMI, from the exons ATGAAGCAGCtccggcagcagcagctccgCAAG CCAGTGCCACCAGACCTGCTGGtgagccccagcagccaggacGGGGACCTGGGCTCGGAGTGCCCCGAGGACAGAGGCACCTGGACGGGGCGCTTGGatttcctgctctcctgcatcGGCTACTGCGTGGGCCTCGGCAACGTCTGGAGGTTCCCCTACAGGGCTTACACCAACGGAGGAG GAGCTTTCTTGGTTCCTTACTTCATCATGCTGGCTATCTGTGGGATCCCCATCTTCTTCATGGAGCTGTCACTTGGCCAGTTCTCCAGCCTAGGGCCACTTGCAGTGTGGAAGATCAGCCCTCTCTTTAAAG gCGTTGGCATGGGCACGATCCTCATCGTCTCCCTGGTGGCCATTTACTACAATATGATCATTGCTTACGTTCTCTTCTACCTCTTTGCATCCCTCACAAGCGACTTGCCCTGGCAGCACTGTGGCAACTGGTGGAacactgagctgtgcctggaCCACCGCGTCATCAGGGCGGGGAACAGCTCCCTCCCCATCAACATCAGCAACACCGTCAGCCCCAGCGAGGAGTACTGGAG CCGCTATGTCCTGCACATCCAGGGCAGCTCGGGGATTGGGGATCCTGGGAGCATCCGCTGGaacctgtgtctgtgcctgctcctgtcctggACTATTGTTTATCTGTGCATCCTCAAGGGAGTCAAATCCTCTGGCAAG gTCGTGTACTTCACTGCCACCTTCCCATACCTCATCCTGCTGATGCTGCTCATTCGTGGTGTGACCCTGGAGGGGGCCTGGAAGGGGATCCAGTTTTACCTCACTCCCCAGTTTGATCACTTGCTATCTTCCAAG gtgtggatcgaggcagccctgcagatcTTCTACTCCCTCGGGGTGGGCTTTGGGGGCCTCCTCACCTTCGCCTCGTACAACACCTTCCATCAGAATATCTACAG GGACACCTTCATAGTGACCCTGGGCAATGCCATCACCAGCATCCTGGCAGGGTTTGCCATCTTCTCTGTTTTGGGATACATGTCCCAGGAGCTTGGGGTCCCTGTTAACCAGGTGGCAAAAGCAG GTCCTGGTCTGGCTTTTGTGGTGTACCCCCAGGCCATGACAATGCTCCCCCTTTCTCCATTCTGGTCGTTCCTGTTCTTCTTCATGCTGTTAACCTTGGGCCTGGACAGCCAG ttTGCATTCATGGAGACCATTGTCACAGCAGTGACCGATGAGTTCCCCTACTACCTGCGGCCAAAGAAAGCTTCCTTCTCTGCCCTCATCTGCCTCGCCCTCTTCCTCATGGGGCTCATCCTCACAACAGAG GGTGGGATGtactggctggtgctgctggatgaCTACAGTGCTGGCTTTGGGCTCATGGTGGTGGTGATCACCACCTGCCTTGTGGTGACACGTGTCTATG gcatGAAGAGGTTCTGCCGAGACATCCACATGATGCTGGGATTCAAACCAGGCCCCTACTTCAGAGCTTGCTGGATGGTCCTGTCCCCAGCAACGATGATG GCTCTGCTGGTGTATAACATTGTCAAGTACCAGCCTTCTGAGTATGGCAACTACCAATTCCCCACCTGGGCAGAGGCCCTGGGCATCCTCATGGGTGTGCTGTCCTGCCTGATGATCCCCATGGGCATGGTGgtggctgtgctccaggaagAAGGGACGCTGTGGGAG CGGGTGCAGCAAGCCAGCCGGCCGGCCACGGGCTGGGGCCCGGCCCTGGAGGAGAACCGCAGCGGCGCCTACGTgggcagcctggctggcagcCAGTCCCCCAAGCCCCTGATGGTCCACATGAGGAAATACGGGGGCATCACCAGCTACGAGAACACGGCCATCGAGGTGGACCgggagatggaggaggaggaagaggaggagtcCATGATTTGA
- the SLC6A7 gene encoding sodium-dependent proline transporter isoform X1, whose protein sequence is MKQLRQQQLRKPVPPDLLVSPSSQDGDLGSECPEDRGTWTGRLDFLLSCIGYCVGLGNVWRFPYRAYTNGGGAFLVPYFIMLAICGIPIFFMELSLGQFSSLGPLAVWKISPLFKGVGMGTILIVSLVAIYYNMIIAYVLFYLFASLTSDLPWQHCGNWWNTELCLDHRVIRAGNSSLPINISNTVSPSEEYWSRYVLHIQGSSGIGDPGSIRWNLCLCLLLSWTIVYLCILKGVKSSGKVVYFTATFPYLILLMLLIRGVTLEGAWKGIQFYLTPQFDHLLSSKVWIEAALQIFYSLGVGFGGLLTFASYNTFHQNIYRDTFIVTLGNAITSILAGFAIFSVLGYMSQELGVPVNQVAKAGPGLAFVVYPQAMTMLPLSPFWSFLFFFMLLTLGLDSQVRTEPREPGVPSRQPGGSGDPLLLQFAFMETIVTAVTDEFPYYLRPKKASFSALICLALFLMGLILTTEGGMYWLVLLDDYSAGFGLMVVVITTCLVVTRVYGMKRFCRDIHMMLGFKPGPYFRACWMVLSPATMMALLVYNIVKYQPSEYGNYQFPTWAEALGILMGVLSCLMIPMGMVVAVLQEEGTLWERVQQASRPATGWGPALEENRSGAYVGSLAGSQSPKPLMVHMRKYGGITSYENTAIEVDREMEEEEEEESMI, encoded by the exons ATGAAGCAGCtccggcagcagcagctccgCAAG CCAGTGCCACCAGACCTGCTGGtgagccccagcagccaggacGGGGACCTGGGCTCGGAGTGCCCCGAGGACAGAGGCACCTGGACGGGGCGCTTGGatttcctgctctcctgcatcGGCTACTGCGTGGGCCTCGGCAACGTCTGGAGGTTCCCCTACAGGGCTTACACCAACGGAGGAG GAGCTTTCTTGGTTCCTTACTTCATCATGCTGGCTATCTGTGGGATCCCCATCTTCTTCATGGAGCTGTCACTTGGCCAGTTCTCCAGCCTAGGGCCACTTGCAGTGTGGAAGATCAGCCCTCTCTTTAAAG gCGTTGGCATGGGCACGATCCTCATCGTCTCCCTGGTGGCCATTTACTACAATATGATCATTGCTTACGTTCTCTTCTACCTCTTTGCATCCCTCACAAGCGACTTGCCCTGGCAGCACTGTGGCAACTGGTGGAacactgagctgtgcctggaCCACCGCGTCATCAGGGCGGGGAACAGCTCCCTCCCCATCAACATCAGCAACACCGTCAGCCCCAGCGAGGAGTACTGGAG CCGCTATGTCCTGCACATCCAGGGCAGCTCGGGGATTGGGGATCCTGGGAGCATCCGCTGGaacctgtgtctgtgcctgctcctgtcctggACTATTGTTTATCTGTGCATCCTCAAGGGAGTCAAATCCTCTGGCAAG gTCGTGTACTTCACTGCCACCTTCCCATACCTCATCCTGCTGATGCTGCTCATTCGTGGTGTGACCCTGGAGGGGGCCTGGAAGGGGATCCAGTTTTACCTCACTCCCCAGTTTGATCACTTGCTATCTTCCAAG gtgtggatcgaggcagccctgcagatcTTCTACTCCCTCGGGGTGGGCTTTGGGGGCCTCCTCACCTTCGCCTCGTACAACACCTTCCATCAGAATATCTACAG GGACACCTTCATAGTGACCCTGGGCAATGCCATCACCAGCATCCTGGCAGGGTTTGCCATCTTCTCTGTTTTGGGATACATGTCCCAGGAGCTTGGGGTCCCTGTTAACCAGGTGGCAAAAGCAG GTCCTGGTCTGGCTTTTGTGGTGTACCCCCAGGCCATGACAATGCTCCCCCTTTCTCCATTCTGGTCGTTCCTGTTCTTCTTCATGCTGTTAACCTTGGGCCTGGACAGCCAGGTGaggacagagcccagggagcCAGGCGTGCCCTCCAGGCAGCCTGGGGGCTCAGGGGaccctctcctcctgcagttTGCATTCATGGAGACCATTGTCACAGCAGTGACCGATGAGTTCCCCTACTACCTGCGGCCAAAGAAAGCTTCCTTCTCTGCCCTCATCTGCCTCGCCCTCTTCCTCATGGGGCTCATCCTCACAACAGAG GGTGGGATGtactggctggtgctgctggatgaCTACAGTGCTGGCTTTGGGCTCATGGTGGTGGTGATCACCACCTGCCTTGTGGTGACACGTGTCTATG gcatGAAGAGGTTCTGCCGAGACATCCACATGATGCTGGGATTCAAACCAGGCCCCTACTTCAGAGCTTGCTGGATGGTCCTGTCCCCAGCAACGATGATG GCTCTGCTGGTGTATAACATTGTCAAGTACCAGCCTTCTGAGTATGGCAACTACCAATTCCCCACCTGGGCAGAGGCCCTGGGCATCCTCATGGGTGTGCTGTCCTGCCTGATGATCCCCATGGGCATGGTGgtggctgtgctccaggaagAAGGGACGCTGTGGGAG CGGGTGCAGCAAGCCAGCCGGCCGGCCACGGGCTGGGGCCCGGCCCTGGAGGAGAACCGCAGCGGCGCCTACGTgggcagcctggctggcagcCAGTCCCCCAAGCCCCTGATGGTCCACATGAGGAAATACGGGGGCATCACCAGCTACGAGAACACGGCCATCGAGGTGGACCgggagatggaggaggaggaagaggaggagtcCATGATTTGA